The Amphiura filiformis chromosome 12, Afil_fr2py, whole genome shotgun sequence genome includes a region encoding these proteins:
- the LOC140166793 gene encoding metabotropic glutamate receptor 5-like, with the protein MYDICIAINVPVSIPASEREIDEITQRLSEHDKVTVIVSFAIWRGALAVLEAVRMLNTSRKFTFIGSDGWSPRIRVLQKFADVLIGGIFVQFRSELPDTFPDYYSKLPNNQQHTSQWYQNFLNQIQVAENCTDWASCPLLKVHWNTQQVVSGVYAIAYALNASLEENSRQNRSSDRTIDGWLLKKKLLVSVPSTGNNYFQFDENGEVPGTYQINNWQITNGVYGLVNVGKWDSVQETLLHLEENDIQWQTRDGKVPISLCLEECKPGYIEVPLEKKCCWGCQKCIDYAIVANDNNASVCQDCSVTEWPNDDCIHLILAITIQCLYFQ; encoded by the coding sequence ATGTATGATATCTGTATTGCAATCAATGTGCCTGTTTCAATACCAGCCTCTGAGAGAGAAATTGACGAAATAACACAAAGACTCTCAGAACACGATAAAGTGACAGTTATTGTATCTTTCGCAATATGGCGTGGTGCATTAGCTGTTCTCGAAGCTGTCAGAATGTTAAACACATCCAGGAAATTTACATTCATTGGAAGCGATGGCTGGAGTCCAAGGATTAGGGTCTTACAAAAGTTTGCTGATGTTTTGATAGGTGGAATCTTCGTTCAGTTTCGCAGTGAATTGCCCGATACTTTCCCGGATTATTACAGTAAACTACCAAACAATCAGCAGCATACAAGTCAGTGGTATCAAAATTTTCTTAATCAAATACAAGTCGCAGAAAATTGCACCGATTGGGCTTCTTGTCCCCTTCTAAAGGTTCATTGGAACACGCAACAAGTGGTAAGTGGAGTCTACGCGATAGCCTATGCATTAAACGCTAGTTTGGAAGAAAATTCCCGTCAGAATAGATCCAGTGACCGAACCATTGATGGATGGCTTTTGAAGAAGAAACTTCTTGTCTCCGTGCCATCTACAggtaataattattttcaatttgatGAAAACGGGGAGGTACCTGGAACTTATCAAATCAACAACTGGCAAATTACAAACGGTGTTTACGGTTTGGTAAACGTTGGCAAATGGGACTCCGTCCAAGAAACTCTTCTTCATCTGGAAGAGAATGATATTCAATGGCAAACTAGGGATGGAAAAGTGCCGATTTCACTTTGCCTTGAAGAATGTAAGCCTGGTTACATCGAGGTACCACTGGAGAAGAAGTGTTGTTGGGGATGTCAGAAATGTATTGACTATGCTATTGTTGCGAATGATAACAATGCTTCAGTATGCCAAGACTGTTCCGTAACAGAGTGGCCAAATGATGATTGCATCCATCTTATCTTGGCTATCACAATCCAGTGTTTATACTTTCAATAG